In Clostridium sp. SY8519, one genomic interval encodes:
- a CDS encoding DUF6782 family putative metallopeptidase — translation MERLGFRIAYVFDISQTEGKDLPDLGMNELSGDVKGYRKLFNALSSICPVPMQFEEIEGGAKGYYNDAEKRIAIREGMSQAQTIKTMLHEMSHQKLHAKEALDPDHPIDRRTKEVEAESIAYTVCCRYGLDTSDYSFGYVAGWSSGRDTKELNPSRHRRRWH, via the coding sequence GTGGAACGTCTCGGGTTCAGGATCGCTTATGTATTTGACATCAGCCAGACTGAAGGCAAAGACCTCCCTGATCTTGGCATGAACGAGCTGTCCGGAGATGTAAAAGGATATCGAAAACTGTTCAATGCATTGAGTAGCATCTGTCCGGTTCCGATGCAGTTCGAGGAGATAGAAGGCGGTGCAAAAGGCTATTATAACGATGCCGAAAAGCGCATCGCCATCAGGGAAGGGATGAGCCAGGCGCAGACCATCAAAACGATGCTCCATGAGATGAGCCACCAGAAACTGCATGCGAAAGAAGCACTGGACCCCGATCATCCCATCGACCGCAGAACCAAGGAAGTTGAGGCCGAAAGCATCGCCTACACAGTATGCTGCAGGTACGGACTTGACACTTCCGATTACAGCTTCGGATATGTTGCCGGCTGGTCTTCCGGAAGAGACACAAAGGAACTGAATCCTTCACGTCATCGACGCAGGTGGCACTGA
- a CDS encoding helix-turn-helix transcriptional regulator, with product MLNQNIKTIRKNKGYTQEDLANRLHVTRQTISKWEKGYSVPDADMLSRLADELEVSASELLGGEAITAEKSDAVVEQLSRINEQLSIRNRRAKRIWKTIIIAAVIIFIVIPLAVTVPGLILYSSHTGESTGIGITEWNISVDGKNYEYEIRYDKNYNIESRSSEGDPVIDEGLNLDSYHDANKVKKAIESYVEDKCGTFTSETKGRELKE from the coding sequence ATGCTCAATCAAAATATTAAAACAATCAGAAAGAATAAAGGTTACACACAGGAAGACCTTGCCAACCGGCTGCATGTGACGCGGCAGACAATTTCAAAATGGGAGAAGGGGTATTCCGTACCGGATGCTGATATGCTTTCCAGACTTGCAGATGAGCTGGAGGTCTCAGCCAGTGAACTTCTTGGCGGTGAAGCGATAACAGCTGAAAAGAGTGATGCGGTGGTAGAGCAGCTGTCAAGGATCAATGAGCAGCTTAGCATAAGAAACCGCCGGGCCAAACGCATCTGGAAGACAATAATCATAGCGGCTGTCATAATATTCATTGTTATACCTTTAGCCGTTACCGTTCCCGGTTTAATATTGTATTCTTCGCATACAGGTGAATCAACCGGGATCGGGATAACTGAGTGGAACATATCAGTGGATGGAAAAAACTACGAATATGAGATCAGATACGACAAAAACTACAATATAGAATCCCGTTCAAGCGAAGGAGATCCTGTGATTGATGAAGGGCTGAACCTTGACTCTTATCATGATGCAAATAAAGTTAAGAAGGCGATTGAATCGTACGTTGAAGACAAGTGCGGAACATTTACAAGTGAGACAAAGGGGAGGGAACTGAAGGAATAG
- a CDS encoding IS66 family transposase: MPADNGNWTISVSQKYLTPVWERLKEELLKLPVIQADETTCQVIHDKDPSDPADRKSSAGHKNFMWVYRSGQFSRDRQIVLYQYCRGRDHKYPQAFLGDYHGVVETDGLQQYHMLEKLIPGFTNANCWVHGRRFFADAVKALKKNDKAGAAGTIAGQALKRTAKMYDIENTLGSLSAEERLSERKKQIGPLVDDFFAWLKELQSGTEVLPGGKAGDGIQYCLKQEKYLRVFLTDGNVPMDNSASERAIRPFTIGRKNWVIINSVKGADASAVIYSIVETAKRNQLNIYYYLDDLLEKLPELADEDGTIDPDDLDPLLPWSDSLPERCHKKSI, translated from the coding sequence ATCCCGGCAGACAATGGCAACTGGACGATAAGTGTTTCGCAGAAATATCTGACACCTGTATGGGAAAGGCTGAAGGAAGAACTCTTAAAGCTGCCGGTGATACAGGCGGATGAAACCACCTGCCAGGTGATCCATGACAAGGATCCTTCTGATCCGGCTGACAGGAAAAGTTCCGCCGGACACAAGAACTTCATGTGGGTGTACCGGTCGGGACAGTTCAGCAGGGACCGGCAGATCGTCCTTTATCAGTACTGCAGGGGACGGGACCACAAATATCCGCAGGCATTCCTTGGAGACTATCATGGCGTTGTCGAGACAGACGGCCTGCAGCAGTACCACATGCTGGAGAAGCTGATCCCGGGATTTACAAATGCGAACTGCTGGGTGCATGGCAGAAGGTTCTTTGCAGATGCCGTCAAAGCGCTGAAGAAGAATGACAAAGCAGGTGCGGCTGGTACAATTGCAGGGCAGGCTCTGAAGCGGACCGCGAAGATGTATGACATAGAAAACACACTGGGAAGCCTCAGTGCAGAAGAAAGACTCAGCGAACGTAAGAAACAGATCGGACCGCTCGTTGACGACTTCTTTGCGTGGCTGAAAGAACTGCAGTCAGGGACGGAGGTCCTTCCGGGAGGGAAAGCCGGAGACGGAATTCAATACTGCTTGAAGCAGGAGAAATATCTGCGGGTCTTCCTGACAGATGGAAATGTCCCGATGGACAATTCAGCATCTGAAAGAGCTATCCGTCCATTTACAATCGGCAGGAAGAACTGGGTAATAATCAATTCCGTGAAAGGCGCAGACGCCAGCGCAGTGATCTACTCGATTGTAGAGACAGCGAAACGGAACCAGTTGAACATTTATTATTACCTGGATGATCTGCTGGAGAAACTGCCGGAGCTGGCAGATGAAGATGGAACGATAGATCCGGATGATCTGGATCCACTGCTGCCATGGTCGGACAGCCTTCCGGAAAGATGCCATAAGAAAAGCATCTGA
- a CDS encoding transposase — MEKLSPEQLEGFSKEQIISIYVSLQDQMEMLNKNMEALTEQIRLASAHRFGRKTEKLDQIEGQMSLFNEAEALSNPEAEEPSGDEVVLSVRKKRKKGQREEDFKDLPQEPHHHVLTDEQLDAFFGAGCWRRMKSDRYIRVRCEPARYTVEDHEVDVEVGTDGDRQDEFLRADRPKDLLRNSVVTHSLEAAILNGKYTNAMPLYRMEQQFRANGIKISRQTMATGR; from the coding sequence ATGGAAAAGCTTTCACCCGAACAGCTGGAAGGATTCAGCAAAGAGCAGATCATATCCATATATGTCTCACTGCAGGACCAGATGGAAATGCTCAATAAAAACATGGAAGCTCTTACGGAGCAGATCAGGCTTGCCAGTGCGCACCGCTTCGGCAGGAAGACAGAGAAGCTTGACCAGATCGAGGGACAGATGTCACTGTTCAACGAAGCAGAAGCACTCAGTAATCCCGAAGCAGAAGAACCGTCCGGAGATGAAGTCGTTCTCTCTGTCAGAAAAAAGCGTAAGAAAGGCCAGCGTGAGGAGGACTTCAAAGACCTTCCGCAGGAACCTCATCACCATGTCCTGACAGATGAACAGCTGGATGCCTTCTTCGGTGCGGGGTGCTGGCGGAGGATGAAATCCGACAGATATATCCGGGTAAGATGCGAACCTGCCAGATATACCGTGGAAGACCATGAAGTGGATGTGGAAGTCGGAACAGACGGCGACAGACAGGATGAATTCTTGAGGGCTGATCGTCCGAAAGACCTGCTGCGTAACTCGGTAGTCACCCATTCCCTTGAAGCGGCAATCCTGAATGGCAAGTACACCAACGCAATGCCGCTGTACCGGATGGAGCAGCAGTTCAGAGCCAACGGGATAAAGATATCCCGGCAGACAATGGCAACTGGACGATAA
- the tnpB gene encoding IS66 family insertion sequence element accessory protein TnpB (TnpB, as the term is used for proteins encoded by IS66 family insertion elements, is considered an accessory protein, since TnpC, encoded by a neighboring gene, is a DDE family transposase.) has protein sequence MLLAEAAGVKKIYIACGYTDLRKGIDGLAQIVGTTFDLNPFQKDVLFLFCGKRCDRIKGLLWEGTGFLLLYKRLEQGSFSWPRTPEEAKEISREQYQMLMLGLNPIKPKIREVHPRGVT, from the coding sequence ATCCTGCTTGCTGAGGCGGCCGGTGTAAAGAAAATCTATATCGCCTGTGGCTATACGGACCTGAGGAAAGGGATTGACGGACTGGCACAGATCGTCGGGACAACATTTGACCTGAACCCGTTCCAGAAGGATGTGCTGTTTCTCTTCTGCGGCAAACGGTGTGACCGGATCAAGGGCCTTCTCTGGGAAGGGACAGGATTCCTGCTTCTGTACAAGAGGCTGGAACAGGGATCCTTCTCCTGGCCGAGGACGCCGGAGGAGGCAAAGGAGATCAGCCGTGAACAGTACCAGATGCTGATGCTGGGACTGAATCCGATAAAGCCGAAAATCCGGGAGGTTCATCCCCGGGGAGTAACATAA
- a CDS encoding helix-turn-helix transcriptional regulator: MEKITFGEFIRKKRLEQSITLRRMADQLDVSAPFLSDVEKGRRNPLDLDKMNQLADFLHMNSQERDTMYDLAGRDRDTIAPDLPEYIKDRGYVTAALRSLRDLDAGEKEWQEFVDELKRRKG, from the coding sequence TTGGAAAAGATAACATTTGGAGAGTTTATTCGTAAGAAACGATTGGAACAGTCCATTACACTCCGAAGAATGGCCGATCAGCTGGATGTATCCGCACCATTTCTTTCTGATGTTGAAAAAGGACGGAGGAATCCGCTGGATCTGGATAAGATGAATCAGCTGGCGGATTTTCTTCATATGAACAGTCAAGAGCGAGATACTATGTACGATCTTGCTGGGCGTGACCGGGATACGATCGCGCCGGATTTGCCGGAATACATCAAAGACCGAGGGTATGTGACAGCAGCGCTCCGGTCGCTCCGGGATCTTGATGCCGGTGAGAAAGAATGGCAGGAGTTTGTGGACGAACTGAAGCGAAGGAAAGGATAA
- a CDS encoding ImmA/IrrE family metallo-endopeptidase, which yields MYPLKCWMKPSGLPVLSRKQIDQLGEEILRDFAPDLLNRPGALDIELFVESYLGMELDFQYLSNNGIYLGMTIFDETSRLPVYDPEKQQAKYFSVKGSTVLIDRSLIGPRKNEGRYRFTVGHEAAHALLHREYYRRMKHYRQEHPNAEISHLPPCRAGAYLKPEQRNFQTDHDWLEWQADTLASALLMPKSMVSKEVCDFESYDWSDRSCVDHLAEVFQVSRAAVKCRVEQLNLHPGFTEIPEEWDEPTRQKAEEKAKREARLKEISRFCNKYGYGDGSLVRAYLGDYYY from the coding sequence GTGTACCCTTTAAAGTGCTGGATGAAACCAAGCGGTTTGCCGGTGCTGAGTCGAAAACAGATCGATCAGCTGGGGGAGGAGATCCTCCGGGATTTTGCGCCGGACTTACTGAACAGACCGGGCGCACTGGATATTGAGTTGTTCGTGGAGTCCTATCTGGGAATGGAGTTGGATTTTCAATATCTGTCTAATAACGGGATCTACCTGGGAATGACTATATTCGATGAGACCAGCAGGCTTCCAGTCTATGATCCGGAAAAACAGCAGGCGAAATATTTTTCCGTAAAAGGAAGTACTGTGCTGATTGACCGGTCTTTAATCGGGCCGCGGAAAAACGAAGGGCGATACCGGTTTACTGTCGGCCATGAAGCGGCTCATGCGCTGCTTCACCGGGAATATTATCGACGGATGAAGCATTACCGGCAGGAACATCCGAATGCGGAAATTTCGCACCTGCCGCCCTGCAGAGCAGGCGCCTATCTGAAGCCGGAACAGCGGAATTTCCAGACAGATCACGACTGGTTGGAATGGCAGGCAGACACCCTGGCTTCCGCATTACTGATGCCGAAAAGCATGGTATCCAAAGAGGTTTGTGACTTTGAATCGTATGATTGGTCAGATCGGTCTTGTGTGGATCATCTGGCGGAAGTGTTTCAGGTTTCCCGGGCTGCGGTAAAATGTCGAGTCGAACAGCTGAACCTCCATCCGGGATTTACCGAAATTCCGGAAGAGTGGGATGAACCAACGAGACAAAAAGCAGAAGAAAAAGCGAAGCGGGAAGCAAGACTGAAGGAAATCAGCCGATTCTGCAATAAATATGGATACGGAGATGGCAGCCTGGTAAGAGCTTATCTTGGTGATTATTACTATTAG
- a CDS encoding NAD-dependent DNA ligase, translated as MKEYDYTITCPKCGTVLLKTSVTDSQIRCPKCRRFFDIRLMDGIIRIQEIGEKTKSKAEVS; from the coding sequence ATGAAAGAATACGATTACACGATTACGTGTCCGAAATGCGGTACGGTTCTGCTGAAGACATCTGTGACGGATTCTCAGATCCGATGCCCAAAATGCAGGCGCTTTTTTGATATCCGTCTGATGGACGGAATTATTCGGATTCAGGAAATCGGTGAAAAAACAAAATCAAAAGCAGAAGTTTCATGA
- a CDS encoding type II toxin-antitoxin system PemK/MazF family toxin: MKKNWIYQRGDVYLVNLSPFVGSEQGGKRPVVVLQNNAGNFFSNTLIIAPMTSRNKRNLPTHCNVQVSHMEGESTVELEQIRTIDKARIISYIGKVKPEQMSEIEERIRVSLHMEIPVCETAC; encoded by the coding sequence ATGAAGAAAAACTGGATCTATCAACGCGGTGATGTGTATCTCGTGAATCTTAGCCCGTTCGTTGGTTCGGAACAAGGCGGGAAGCGGCCGGTAGTTGTCCTTCAGAACAATGCCGGAAATTTCTTTTCCAATACGCTGATCATCGCTCCGATGACAAGCAGAAACAAGCGTAACCTTCCAACCCACTGCAATGTGCAGGTGTCCCATATGGAGGGGGAATCCACGGTGGAACTGGAACAGATCCGCACCATCGACAAGGCAAGAATCATTTCTTACATCGGAAAAGTGAAGCCGGAGCAGATGTCGGAGATCGAAGAGCGGATCCGGGTCAGTCTGCATATGGAGATTCCGGTGTGTGAAACCGCATGCTGA
- a CDS encoding VaFE repeat-containing surface-anchored protein yields MRKKKFRKAAALLLAVAAAVAALVPCAHPAGAASRIKVTRGTLYRYSDYGLGSYLTYKYTVSMGDITSTAYCIEPEKASPYSGDWEVTRLKDGKALAKVCYYGTKASGENGFFTQYYPEKSAGERFVITHLAAAYAYQKDDAFKGANTKGKTLAKKLYNYCLKQPDIPDVDMEFSDDDVKAYVKGNIQRTKTVKFTADKLQTITMKLPKNVKLVNVTTGNTSKAGVDVEISGGTQFYLTAPVDQAEEMKGIWQTKMKGSITKDYAAYKVSTGSGSQNLAFVFGEGVDNEKYVDFTVRWVHPSKIEITKKDNDTGKPLAGAVFGVYQEKDCKTLLTKMPKTNTNGKSGVEFYTGENTVYVKELTAPAEYAVAKTVQPVGVSEEKTSRVSIGDDHQRYGVDVLVQKTDKGTGKAEAEGAATLKDAEFTMKFYENVKSDGDPAKFGVRPTRTWVFRTDDNGTINYDKEHLVSGDELYTDQSGKTYLPLGTLTMQETKAPEGYKADSTVYVRNLKASGIEVVAGNVAKEAVKEQVLRGDLKLRKISNVGNKPMAEIPFRITSKTTGESHVIYTDGNGNASTEASHVKHTAHTNAEKASVDGVWFGTDTPDEQLGALPYDTYTLQELRCENNRGTDLIKKEFSIDDKTNGAVMVDFGTLTDYFAQIKTEAVDQESGTHYAKADDNVTIMDTVSYGGLTKGQKYRLSGILMDRITGKPVQSAGKDVVSETEFTAEDRSGTTKVEFHFKGTDLKGHAVVAYEELFKGNESYAEHKKLTDEGQTVYFPEVHTTASDAKTGTHTSCTSKSVTLTDQVAYRGLATGKTYTLSGTLMDKKTGKAILVNGKPVTAERKFIPEHTDGTASLTFAFDGSALAGKTTVVFEKIYHEGTEVAVHADLKDADQTIHFPKIHTTAWDQADGDHKVKAEKKTVVIDTVNYSNLTAGKEYKVSGTLMDKKTGKPVQKDGKPITAKTSFKAEKTFGSEEVKFVFNSLDLEGHSTVVFEKLYEAGKEIAMHEDLKDKGQTVDVETTHHHPTAKTEFYDSGSISHPKTGDRKLPVGSMAALIGAAAMLTGLAAYRLKKRG; encoded by the coding sequence ATGAGAAAAAAGAAATTTCGGAAAGCGGCTGCGCTTTTGCTGGCTGTAGCTGCGGCAGTGGCAGCCTTGGTTCCGTGTGCACATCCAGCCGGTGCCGCTTCACGGATCAAGGTTACTCGAGGAACGTTGTATCGTTATTCAGATTATGGTCTTGGCAGCTATCTTACTTATAAGTACACGGTATCTATGGGAGATATCACAAGTACTGCGTACTGCATTGAACCGGAAAAAGCATCCCCCTACAGCGGCGACTGGGAGGTGACACGCTTAAAGGACGGAAAAGCATTGGCAAAGGTCTGCTATTACGGAACAAAAGCATCTGGTGAAAATGGATTTTTCACCCAGTATTATCCGGAAAAATCAGCAGGGGAGCGGTTTGTAATCACCCATCTGGCGGCAGCCTATGCCTACCAGAAAGACGATGCATTTAAAGGGGCAAATACAAAAGGAAAAACTCTTGCAAAGAAACTTTATAACTACTGCCTGAAACAGCCGGATATCCCGGATGTAGACATGGAGTTTTCCGACGATGATGTAAAAGCCTATGTAAAAGGAAATATCCAGCGTACCAAAACGGTGAAATTTACGGCCGATAAGCTGCAGACTATCACAATGAAACTTCCGAAAAATGTGAAACTGGTCAACGTAACGACCGGCAATACCAGCAAGGCAGGCGTTGATGTGGAGATCAGCGGAGGTACCCAATTTTATCTGACGGCGCCGGTGGACCAGGCAGAAGAAATGAAGGGAATCTGGCAGACAAAGATGAAAGGCAGCATCACAAAGGATTATGCAGCCTATAAAGTATCCACCGGGTCTGGATCTCAGAATCTGGCCTTTGTGTTCGGGGAAGGCGTGGATAATGAGAAGTATGTAGACTTTACCGTCCGCTGGGTGCATCCATCTAAAATAGAAATCACGAAAAAGGACAATGATACCGGCAAGCCGCTGGCAGGAGCTGTATTTGGCGTGTATCAGGAAAAAGACTGTAAAACACTGCTTACAAAGATGCCGAAGACCAATACCAATGGAAAATCCGGTGTGGAGTTCTATACTGGCGAAAACACAGTTTACGTCAAGGAGCTGACCGCCCCGGCAGAATATGCCGTGGCAAAGACGGTACAGCCAGTTGGCGTTTCCGAAGAAAAAACTTCTCGGGTCAGCATCGGTGATGATCATCAGCGTTACGGTGTGGATGTCCTAGTACAGAAAACAGATAAAGGCACCGGAAAAGCGGAGGCGGAAGGTGCAGCGACGTTAAAAGATGCGGAATTCACTATGAAGTTTTATGAAAACGTGAAATCCGATGGCGATCCGGCTAAGTTCGGTGTGAGACCGACGAGAACCTGGGTATTTCGCACGGATGATAATGGAACAATTAACTATGATAAGGAACACCTGGTCAGCGGGGATGAGCTTTATACTGATCAATCCGGAAAAACGTATCTCCCGCTGGGAACACTGACCATGCAGGAAACAAAGGCTCCGGAGGGGTATAAAGCAGACAGCACCGTATACGTGCGGAATCTGAAAGCTTCTGGAATCGAAGTTGTGGCAGGGAATGTGGCAAAGGAAGCAGTCAAAGAACAGGTGCTGCGCGGAGATTTGAAACTCAGGAAGATCAGCAATGTCGGAAACAAGCCGATGGCAGAAATCCCGTTCCGAATCACATCTAAAACCACCGGTGAAAGTCATGTGATCTATACCGATGGAAATGGAAACGCATCCACAGAAGCTTCCCATGTAAAACACACCGCCCATACCAATGCAGAGAAAGCCTCTGTAGACGGTGTCTGGTTCGGTACCGATACACCGGACGAGCAGCTGGGCGCGCTTCCTTATGACACCTACACGCTGCAGGAACTGCGCTGCGAGAATAACCGCGGCACCGATCTGATTAAAAAGGAATTTTCCATCGATGACAAAACAAACGGGGCAGTGATGGTAGATTTCGGGACCTTGACGGATTATTTTGCTCAGATCAAAACGGAAGCAGTCGATCAGGAAAGCGGTACCCATTATGCAAAGGCAGATGATAACGTCACGATCATGGACACGGTTTCCTATGGCGGATTGACCAAAGGGCAGAAATATCGCCTTTCCGGCATTTTGATGGATCGCATCACCGGAAAGCCGGTGCAGTCCGCTGGAAAAGACGTTGTCTCCGAAACAGAATTTACCGCAGAAGACCGCAGCGGTACCACAAAAGTGGAATTCCATTTCAAAGGTACGGATCTGAAAGGCCATGCCGTAGTCGCTTACGAGGAGCTCTTCAAAGGGAATGAAAGCTATGCGGAACACAAAAAACTGACAGATGAAGGACAGACAGTCTATTTTCCAGAGGTGCATACCACCGCATCTGACGCAAAGACCGGTACCCATACTTCCTGTACATCAAAATCAGTAACACTGACCGATCAGGTGGCTTATCGGGGACTGGCTACAGGAAAGACCTATACCTTAAGCGGAACACTAATGGATAAAAAAACCGGGAAAGCCATTTTGGTCAATGGAAAACCAGTAACCGCAGAGCGGAAATTTATTCCGGAGCATACGGACGGAACAGCATCTCTTACTTTCGCATTCGACGGCAGTGCACTGGCTGGGAAAACAACGGTGGTATTTGAAAAGATTTACCACGAAGGCACAGAAGTTGCTGTGCATGCAGATCTGAAAGATGCGGATCAGACGATTCACTTCCCGAAAATTCACACCACTGCATGGGATCAGGCAGACGGTGACCACAAAGTGAAGGCGGAAAAGAAAACCGTAGTCATTGATACGGTAAATTACTCTAATTTGACCGCCGGAAAAGAATACAAAGTTTCAGGAACCCTGATGGACAAAAAGACTGGAAAACCAGTTCAGAAGGATGGAAAACCGATAACGGCCAAAACAAGTTTCAAGGCGGAGAAAACTTTTGGTTCTGAGGAGGTGAAATTTGTATTCAATTCCTTGGATCTGGAAGGCCATTCCACCGTTGTATTTGAAAAACTTTATGAAGCCGGTAAGGAAATCGCCATGCATGAGGATCTGAAGGATAAAGGACAGACGGTCGATGTGGAAACCACACATCATCATCCGACAGCGAAAACAGAATTCTATGATTCCGGATCTATCAGCCATCCGAAGACTGGAGATCGCAAACTTCCGGTTGGTTCTATGGCAGCGCTGATCGGTGCGGCAGCAATGCTCACCGGCCTTGCGGCATATCGCCTGAAGAAACGGGGATAG